Proteins from a genomic interval of Kitasatospora kifunensis:
- a CDS encoding ROK family protein codes for MPHTPTTLGEPAHRRAPDRGRSLLGPALELIHTGRAPTRSALTAALGVTRATAGAVAGELAALGLVAVDQHPIGSSRGRPSHRLGPATDGPVVLAAQLHADRLSVALVGLGGALGERVHLPLPDRTDPQTLLNELAAAGAALIRADRRRCLGAALALPNPVREPQGTAPAALIFGWPGDTPAAALFADAMAAQDLGPRARLPLPTAVANDANLVALAEHRHGAGRDARQLLLVTSGHLGVGGALVVDGRLHTGSAGLALEVGHLTVDPQGRPCPCGNRGCLNVEADPQALLAAADRTPDPSRSLLDQARELAREAAHDPAARAAVDKVVDRLALGLAGLANILNPDRIVLGGLHGDLLAAAPERLPEAVTRHSLWGRCDQVPIVASALRAAGLVGAGELAWGPYLAEPQLAVG; via the coding sequence GTGCCGCACACTCCGACAACACTCGGCGAACCCGCCCACCGCCGCGCCCCCGACCGGGGCCGCAGCCTGCTCGGCCCGGCCCTGGAGCTCATCCACACCGGCCGCGCCCCGACCCGCTCCGCGCTGACCGCCGCTCTCGGCGTCACCCGCGCCACCGCGGGCGCCGTCGCGGGCGAGCTGGCCGCCCTCGGCCTGGTGGCGGTCGACCAGCACCCGATCGGCAGCAGCCGAGGCCGCCCTTCGCACCGCCTGGGGCCGGCCACCGACGGACCGGTGGTCCTGGCCGCCCAGTTGCACGCCGACCGCCTCTCGGTGGCGCTGGTCGGCCTGGGCGGCGCCCTGGGTGAGCGCGTGCACCTCCCGCTGCCCGACCGCACCGACCCGCAGACGCTGCTGAACGAACTCGCCGCCGCCGGGGCCGCGCTGATCCGTGCCGACCGGCGCCGCTGCCTGGGTGCCGCCCTCGCGCTGCCCAACCCCGTCCGCGAGCCGCAGGGCACCGCGCCGGCCGCGCTGATCTTCGGCTGGCCCGGCGACACGCCGGCGGCGGCGCTGTTCGCCGACGCGATGGCCGCCCAGGACCTCGGCCCCCGGGCTCGGCTCCCGCTGCCCACCGCGGTGGCCAACGACGCCAACCTGGTCGCGCTCGCCGAACACCGCCACGGCGCCGGGCGTGACGCCCGCCAGCTGCTCCTGGTCACTTCCGGCCACCTGGGCGTCGGGGGCGCGCTGGTGGTGGACGGCCGCCTGCACACCGGCAGCGCCGGACTCGCCCTGGAGGTCGGCCACCTGACGGTGGATCCGCAGGGCCGTCCATGCCCCTGCGGCAACCGTGGCTGCCTCAATGTGGAGGCCGACCCGCAGGCCCTGCTCGCCGCGGCCGACCGCACCCCGGATCCGAGCCGCTCGCTGCTCGACCAGGCCCGGGAGTTGGCGCGGGAGGCCGCGCACGACCCGGCCGCCCGCGCGGCGGTGGACAAGGTGGTGGACCGGCTCGCGCTGGGTCTGGCCGGGCTGGCGAACATCCTCAACCCCGACCGGATCGTGCTCGGCGGTCTGCACGGTGACCTGCTGGCGGCCGCCCCCGAGCGGCTCCCGGAGGCGGTCACCCGGCACAGCTTGTGGGGGCGCTGCGACCAAGTCCCGATCGTGGCCTCGGCGTTGCGGGCGGCGGGGCTGGTGGGTGCGGGGGAGCTGGCGTGGGGGCCGTATCTGGCGGAGCCCCAACTGGCAGTCGGATAA
- a CDS encoding SHOCT domain-containing protein, whose product MHTTATGLLADDHWHGGPWFLIFPLLWLAFLVLVFVTLRRTAWRRGCYGGAGGPFGQGGRFGSAGHVQAPLAVLGERYARGEIDEDEYRARRAVLIERGPGDSGSGGA is encoded by the coding sequence ATGCACACCACCGCGACCGGCCTGCTGGCCGACGACCACTGGCACGGGGGCCCGTGGTTCCTGATCTTCCCGTTGCTCTGGCTGGCCTTCCTGGTGCTCGTCTTCGTGACGCTGCGTCGCACCGCCTGGCGTCGCGGCTGCTACGGCGGCGCGGGCGGCCCCTTCGGCCAGGGCGGCCGTTTCGGCTCCGCCGGCCACGTGCAGGCACCGCTGGCCGTGCTCGGTGAGCGCTACGCGCGCGGTGAGATCGACGAGGACGAATACCGTGCCCGGCGCGCCGTGCTGATCGAGCGCGGGCCGGGCGACTCCGGCTCCGGCGGCGCCTGA
- a CDS encoding GNAT family N-acetyltransferase produces MPQPGESESVNVRLRPATTADLEPLVELRAVVLRADLERLGRYDAHRVRQRLRDAFEPEHTSVILAADAFAGCVALRPAADGHWLEHFYLDPAAQGRGLGSAVLRVLLGRADEQGWTVRLNVLQGSPARRLYERFGFALEREDAVDVFMARRPA; encoded by the coding sequence GTGCCTCAGCCAGGGGAATCCGAGAGCGTGAACGTGCGGCTGCGCCCCGCCACGACCGCCGACCTCGAACCGCTCGTCGAGCTGCGTGCCGTGGTGCTCCGCGCCGACCTGGAGCGCCTGGGCCGCTACGACGCGCACCGGGTCCGCCAGCGCCTGCGCGATGCCTTCGAGCCCGAGCACACCTCGGTGATCCTGGCCGCGGACGCCTTCGCCGGCTGCGTCGCGCTGCGCCCGGCGGCCGACGGGCACTGGCTGGAGCACTTCTACCTGGACCCCGCCGCGCAGGGCCGGGGCCTGGGCAGCGCCGTCCTGCGCGTCCTGCTCGGGCGGGCGGACGAGCAGGGCTGGACGGTACGGCTCAACGTGCTCCAGGGCAGCCCGGCCCGGCGACTCTACGAGCGCTTCGGCTTCGCGCTGGAGCGCGAGGACGCGGTGGACGTCTTCATGGCGCGTCGGCCGGCTTGA
- a CDS encoding HutD/Ves family protein, with the protein MTIQQLPAAARIPSPWRNGGGVTREVAADPAGAWRVSLALVAADGAFSLFPEFARVLTVVEGAGLELTVGDAAPVTLTPLRPFAFPGHLPTTARLLDGPVTALNLMTRDPGATVTLTPGGGELRPAPGGAVLALALDGYDAVLVEHPCTAPGPDGRGVLIEL; encoded by the coding sequence ATGACCATCCAGCAGCTGCCCGCCGCCGCCCGCATCCCAAGCCCCTGGCGCAACGGCGGCGGTGTCACCCGCGAGGTGGCGGCGGACCCGGCGGGCGCCTGGCGGGTGAGCCTGGCGCTGGTGGCGGCGGACGGGGCGTTCTCACTCTTCCCCGAGTTCGCCCGAGTGCTGACCGTGGTCGAGGGCGCCGGCCTGGAGTTGACCGTCGGCGACGCCGCGCCGGTCACGCTCACCCCGCTGCGGCCGTTCGCCTTCCCCGGCCACCTGCCCACCACGGCCCGCCTGCTGGACGGCCCGGTCACCGCGCTCAACCTGATGACCCGCGACCCCGGCGCCACCGTCACCCTGACGCCGGGCGGCGGCGAGCTGCGCCCCGCCCCGGGCGGCGCGGTGCTGGCCCTGGCGCTGGACGGCTACGACGCGGTGCTGGTCGAGCACCCCTGCACCGCGCCCGGCCCGGACGGTCGCGGCGTACTGATCGAACTCTGA
- a CDS encoding GNAT family N-acetyltransferase, translating into MNDLLTERLILHPFTVAEAERVAAGTAAPEDNWLADYPSEGERVGAGMFAKRSASQGATQPFGGWEIRRRSDGAAIGGIGFHGAPDEHGTATIGYGLSASVRGQGYASEALRGILAAAPGWGVKRLLGDTDLDNLPSQRVMEACGLVFTHQDAELKYYGIDLV; encoded by the coding sequence ATGAACGATCTTCTGACTGAACGTCTCATCCTGCACCCCTTCACCGTCGCCGAGGCCGAACGGGTGGCGGCGGGCACCGCGGCACCCGAGGACAACTGGCTGGCCGACTACCCGAGTGAGGGCGAGCGGGTCGGCGCCGGCATGTTCGCCAAGCGCAGCGCGAGCCAGGGCGCCACCCAGCCGTTCGGTGGCTGGGAGATCCGCCGCCGCTCGGACGGCGCGGCGATCGGCGGCATCGGCTTCCACGGGGCACCCGACGAGCACGGCACCGCCACCATCGGCTACGGCCTGTCCGCCTCCGTGCGCGGCCAGGGCTACGCGAGCGAGGCGCTGCGCGGCATCCTGGCCGCCGCGCCCGGCTGGGGCGTCAAGCGCCTGCTCGGCGACACCGACCTCGACAACCTCCCCTCCCAGCGGGTGATGGAGGCCTGCGGCCTGGTCTTCACCCACCAGGACGCGGAGTTGAAGTACTACGGCATAGACCTGGTCTGA
- a CDS encoding DeoR/GlpR family DNA-binding transcription regulator: MADNSNLLAEQRRALILDEVRRRGGVRVNELTRRLNVSDMTIRRDLDALAKLGTIEKVHGGAVPVEEARTHEPGFEAKSALELSAKEEIARAAAALVAPGSAIALSGGTTTFALAQHLTAVGPLTVVTNSVRVADVFERAQRQGESTGTTVVLTGGVRTPSDSLVGPVADRAIRSLHFDLLFLGTHGLSPEAGLSTPNLAEAETNRNFVASARRVVAVADHTKWGVVGLSTFAELAEVDTWVTDSALPAEAAEAAREHVRELVLAPV, from the coding sequence GTGGCGGACAACAGCAACCTGCTCGCCGAGCAGCGCCGGGCGCTGATCCTGGACGAGGTCCGGCGACGCGGTGGCGTGCGGGTCAACGAGCTGACCCGGCGGCTGAACGTGTCGGACATGACGATCCGCCGGGACCTGGACGCGCTCGCCAAGCTCGGGACGATCGAGAAGGTGCACGGCGGCGCGGTGCCGGTGGAGGAGGCCCGTACCCACGAGCCCGGCTTCGAGGCCAAGTCGGCGCTGGAGCTGTCCGCCAAGGAGGAGATCGCCCGGGCGGCGGCCGCGTTGGTGGCGCCCGGCAGCGCGATCGCGCTCTCCGGCGGCACCACCACCTTCGCGCTGGCCCAGCACCTGACGGCGGTCGGGCCGTTGACCGTGGTGACCAACTCGGTCCGGGTGGCGGACGTCTTCGAGCGGGCCCAGCGCCAGGGTGAGTCCACCGGCACCACCGTGGTGCTGACCGGCGGAGTACGCACCCCCTCGGACTCGCTGGTCGGGCCGGTGGCCGACCGGGCGATCCGCTCGCTCCATTTCGACCTGCTCTTCCTCGGCACCCACGGCCTCTCCCCCGAGGCCGGCCTCTCCACCCCGAACCTGGCCGAGGCGGAGACCAACCGGAACTTCGTCGCCTCCGCCCGCCGGGTGGTGGCGGTGGCCGACCACACCAAGTGGGGCGTGGTGGGCCTGTCGACCTTCGCCGAACTGGCCGAGGTGGACACCTGGGTGACCGACTCCGCACTGCCCGCCGAGGCGGCCGAGGCGGCGCGGGAGCACGTACGGGAGCTGGTCCTCGCGCCGGTCTAG
- a CDS encoding RICIN domain-containing protein, with product MRMNRFMLALTVGTSILALGATAQAAAPRDAAAGPAAGKQVIEISSPDQLPAVGSARPDDAMSANVTYHTTAFTNNHGGKCLDGDLNTINNNGAKVQLWACNGWDNQSWYWTPAPNEPAGYYTVQNGHGWKCLDGDTNTIGNNGAKVQLWACNGWQNQTWAWGGSTLVNADKGQCLDGDLNTINNNGAKVQLWACNGWDNQSWTWH from the coding sequence ATGCGTATGAACCGGTTCATGCTCGCGCTCACCGTCGGTACCAGCATCCTCGCCCTGGGGGCCACCGCCCAGGCCGCTGCTCCCCGCGACGCCGCTGCCGGCCCCGCGGCGGGCAAGCAGGTCATCGAGATCAGCTCTCCCGACCAGCTTCCGGCGGTCGGCTCCGCCAGGCCGGACGACGCCATGTCGGCCAATGTCACCTACCACACCACCGCCTTCACCAACAATCACGGCGGCAAGTGCCTGGACGGCGACCTGAACACCATCAACAACAACGGCGCCAAGGTGCAGCTGTGGGCCTGCAACGGCTGGGACAACCAGAGTTGGTACTGGACCCCCGCGCCGAACGAGCCGGCCGGCTACTACACGGTTCAGAACGGCCATGGCTGGAAGTGTCTCGACGGTGACACCAACACCATCGGCAACAACGGCGCCAAGGTCCAGCTGTGGGCGTGCAACGGCTGGCAGAACCAGACCTGGGCCTGGGGCGGCAGCACGCTGGTCAACGCGGACAAGGGTCAGTGCCTGGACGGCGACCTGAACACCATCAACAACAACGGTGCCAAGGTCCAGCTGTGGGCCTGCAACGGCTGGGACAACCAGAGTTGGACCTGGCACTGA
- a CDS encoding PLP-dependent cysteine synthase family protein, whose amino-acid sequence MVVTPASTVDVDRSDAAYRGWLKEAVRRVQADANRSADTHLLRFPLPAAWGIDLYLKDESTHPTGSLKHRLARSLFLYGLCNGWIRPGKPVIEASSGSTAVSEAYFAKLIGVPFIAVMARTTSQAKIDLIELQGGSCHLVNDPSEVYEVSARLAAETGGHYMDQFTYAERATDWRGNNNIAESIFAQLRLEPNPEPAWIVATAGTGGTSATIARFVRYQQYDTRICVADPENSCFFDGWLNHDPDATSECGSRIEGIGRQRMEPSFVPGAIDRMMKVPDAASIAGIRVLERVLGKKAGASSGTGLWSALRIVAEMRERGERGSVVTLICDPGDRYLDKYYADSWLAAQGLDISPYQRVLDAFLAGNPWSEPDAM is encoded by the coding sequence ATGGTAGTGACACCCGCAAGCACCGTGGACGTGGACCGCTCCGACGCCGCCTACCGCGGCTGGCTCAAGGAGGCGGTCCGCCGGGTGCAGGCCGACGCCAACCGCTCGGCCGACACCCATCTGTTGCGCTTCCCGCTGCCGGCCGCCTGGGGCATCGACCTGTACCTCAAGGACGAGTCGACCCACCCCACCGGCAGCCTCAAGCACCGGCTGGCCCGCTCGCTCTTCCTCTACGGGCTGTGCAACGGCTGGATCAGGCCCGGCAAGCCGGTGATCGAGGCCTCCAGCGGCTCCACCGCCGTCTCCGAGGCCTACTTCGCCAAGCTGATCGGCGTGCCGTTCATCGCGGTGATGGCCAGGACCACCAGCCAGGCCAAGATCGACCTGATCGAGCTCCAGGGCGGCAGCTGCCACCTGGTGAACGACCCGAGCGAGGTCTACGAGGTCTCCGCCCGGCTCGCGGCCGAGACCGGCGGCCACTACATGGACCAGTTCACCTATGCCGAGCGGGCCACCGACTGGCGCGGCAACAACAACATCGCGGAGTCGATCTTCGCCCAGCTGCGCCTGGAGCCGAACCCCGAGCCGGCCTGGATCGTGGCCACCGCGGGCACCGGCGGCACCTCGGCGACCATCGCCCGGTTCGTGCGCTACCAGCAGTACGACACCCGGATCTGCGTCGCCGACCCGGAGAACTCCTGCTTCTTCGACGGCTGGCTCAACCACGACCCCGACGCCACCAGCGAGTGCGGCTCGCGCATCGAGGGCATCGGCCGCCAGCGGATGGAGCCCAGCTTCGTGCCCGGCGCGATCGACCGGATGATGAAGGTTCCTGACGCCGCGTCGATCGCGGGGATCCGGGTGCTGGAGCGGGTGCTCGGCAAGAAGGCGGGCGCCTCCAGCGGGACCGGGCTGTGGAGCGCGCTGCGGATCGTCGCCGAAATGCGTGAGCGCGGTGAGCGCGGCAGCGTGGTCACGCTGATCTGCGACCCGGGTGACCGGTACCTGGACAAGTACTACGCGGACTCCTGGCTGGCCGCGCAGGGCCTGGACATTTCCCCCTACCAGCGCGTGCTGGACGCCTTCCTGGCGGGAAATCCCTGGTCGGAGCCGGATGCGATGTGA
- a CDS encoding right-handed parallel beta-helix repeat-containing protein, with amino-acid sequence MSEHRVRVTQDSGSRWRRRAGEYQTLAEALAAAEPGDTVTLRPGVFRENVLLDKAVTVLPAEGPGTVRLDPSSGVALTITAAATVRDLVIEGYDSSAAAVLITGPEAAATLVGCRVDTHSAVGIEVTERAAAQLTGCTVSNPAGLGLRLRGAATAQIDECEVAAAGQAGLAVLEGAGARLNRCRLHHAAGAGVLLTDAGSLAELTGCELYEIKGSGVQAEAKAVGRLTDCAVHRVTGNGLTLDTEAELHLLECRLHELPENAADLRGHSTLTLERCTVRAFGRGALSVWDPGTRAEATGCVIEDSTGDYPAIWVSDGAQLTLADCSLHDLPDALFVLDRDSRATVTDTSFSRIRSSAISVSSGATVALERCKVREAGTGLWFRDHGSGGLLTECEIAEVATGVIVTKGADPVLRDCVVRGSAEAAVYVSAQGKGSFEDCRAVQGKGFGFHVIDGCRTALTRCRAEQNARAGFEFAEPGPVVEACSSDDVPSATAPVETVPTPRTAQLTAGPALVAPPQIAPIPDCRPAEEALAELDALIGLATVKQEVRTLIDLISVGRRRRQAGLKAPSLRRHLVFTGSPGTGKTTVARLYGEILASLGVLQRGHLVEVARVDLVGEHIGSTAIRTQAAFEQARGGVLFIDEAYTLSPEDGARDFGREAIDTLVKLMEDHRDAVVVIVAGYTAEMERFLSSNPGVSSRFSRTIAFPDYTDAELLEIARTQCAEHEYQLAEATAGALLDHFATLHRGPSFGNGRTARQVFETMVERHAMRVAQLPDPSTEDLQLLLPADLPLPR; translated from the coding sequence ATGAGTGAGCACAGGGTCCGGGTCACGCAGGACAGCGGCTCGCGTTGGCGGCGTCGCGCCGGGGAGTACCAGACGCTGGCCGAGGCGCTGGCCGCCGCCGAGCCCGGCGACACCGTCACCCTGCGGCCCGGGGTCTTCCGGGAGAACGTGCTGCTCGACAAGGCGGTCACGGTGCTGCCCGCCGAAGGCCCCGGCACCGTGCGGCTCGATCCGTCCTCGGGCGTGGCGCTCACCATCACCGCCGCCGCCACCGTGCGCGACCTGGTCATCGAGGGCTACGACAGCTCGGCCGCCGCCGTACTGATCACCGGTCCCGAGGCCGCCGCCACGCTGGTCGGCTGCCGGGTGGACACCCACTCGGCGGTCGGGATCGAGGTGACCGAGCGAGCCGCGGCGCAGCTGACCGGATGCACCGTCAGCAACCCGGCCGGGCTGGGCCTGCGGCTGCGCGGCGCGGCCACCGCGCAGATCGACGAGTGCGAGGTCGCGGCGGCCGGGCAGGCGGGCCTGGCGGTCCTGGAGGGGGCCGGCGCCCGGCTGAACCGCTGCCGGCTGCACCACGCGGCGGGCGCCGGGGTGCTGCTCACCGACGCCGGCAGCCTGGCCGAACTGACCGGCTGCGAACTGTACGAGATCAAGGGCAGCGGCGTGCAGGCCGAGGCCAAGGCGGTGGGCCGGCTGACCGACTGCGCGGTGCACCGGGTGACCGGCAACGGGCTGACCCTGGACACCGAGGCCGAGCTGCACCTGCTGGAGTGCCGACTGCACGAGCTGCCGGAGAACGCCGCCGACCTGCGCGGACACTCCACCCTGACGCTGGAGCGCTGCACCGTGCGGGCGTTCGGCCGCGGCGCGCTCTCGGTCTGGGACCCGGGCACCAGGGCCGAGGCCACCGGCTGCGTGATCGAGGACAGCACCGGCGACTACCCGGCGATCTGGGTCAGCGACGGCGCCCAACTCACCCTGGCCGACTGCTCCCTGCACGACCTGCCGGACGCCCTCTTCGTGCTGGACCGCGACTCCCGGGCCACCGTCACCGACACCTCGTTCAGCCGGATCCGCAGCTCGGCGATCTCGGTCAGCTCGGGCGCCACGGTCGCCCTGGAGCGCTGCAAGGTGCGCGAGGCGGGCACCGGCCTGTGGTTCCGCGACCACGGCAGCGGCGGACTGCTGACGGAGTGTGAGATCGCCGAGGTGGCCACCGGGGTGATCGTCACCAAGGGTGCCGACCCGGTGCTGCGCGACTGTGTGGTGCGTGGCAGCGCGGAGGCGGCGGTCTACGTCTCGGCGCAGGGCAAGGGCAGCTTCGAGGACTGCCGGGCGGTGCAGGGCAAGGGCTTCGGCTTCCACGTGATCGACGGCTGCCGGACCGCGCTGACCCGCTGCCGGGCCGAGCAGAACGCCAGGGCCGGCTTCGAGTTCGCCGAGCCGGGCCCGGTGGTGGAGGCCTGCTCCTCGGACGACGTGCCCAGTGCCACCGCGCCCGTCGAGACCGTCCCCACGCCGCGCACCGCACAGCTGACGGCGGGTCCCGCCCTCGTGGCGCCGCCGCAGATCGCCCCGATTCCCGACTGCCGCCCGGCCGAGGAGGCGCTGGCCGAGCTGGACGCGCTGATCGGACTGGCCACCGTGAAGCAGGAGGTGCGCACCCTGATCGACCTGATCTCGGTCGGGCGCCGACGCCGGCAGGCCGGGCTGAAGGCGCCCTCGCTGCGCCGGCACCTGGTCTTCACCGGCTCCCCCGGCACCGGCAAGACCACGGTGGCCCGGCTCTACGGCGAGATCCTGGCCTCGCTCGGGGTGCTGCAGCGCGGACACCTGGTCGAGGTGGCCCGGGTCGACCTGGTCGGCGAGCACATCGGCTCCACCGCGATCCGCACCCAGGCCGCCTTCGAACAGGCCAGGGGCGGGGTGCTGTTCATCGACGAGGCCTACACCCTCTCCCCCGAGGACGGCGCCCGCGACTTCGGCCGCGAGGCGATCGACACCCTGGTGAAGCTGATGGAGGACCACCGCGACGCGGTGGTGGTGATCGTGGCCGGCTACACCGCCGAGATGGAACGCTTCCTGAGCTCCAACCCCGGGGTCTCCTCCCGGTTCTCGCGCACCATCGCGTTCCCCGACTACACCGACGCCGAGCTGCTGGAGATCGCCCGCACCCAGTGCGCGGAGCACGAGTACCAGCTGGCCGAGGCGACCGCCGGGGCGCTGCTCGACCATTTCGCCACGCTGCACCGCGGGCCGTCCTTCGGCAACGGCCGCACCGCCCGGCAGGTCTTCGAGACCATGGTGGAGCGGCACGCGATGCGGGTCGCCCAGCTGCCGGACCCCTCCACCGAGGATCTCCAACTCCTGCTGCCCGCCGACCTGCCGCTGCCGCGATAG
- a CDS encoding MFS transporter, translated as MPLLNKIRRSPHPSRSFDRPAHPTGIPATRAWSRARLALTAIFAVDGFLFAAWVVRIPDIRAQVHASHAALGLALLCLSAGAVATMPLVGRLCLRFGSRPITVLALTVLSGAVLVPPHTHSVLTLGAALLLFGAGYGAANVAMNSVAVELVTELRRPVMPSFHAGYSLGGLLGAAAGGLLAGQLTASWALACSGALGVLVTAGAGAALLRDTPTAPVQAQQVAATPSGRLLPHARLLGPVRPILSDQRAALGARLGVRPSRPRTGPYLGDSGVRPAGMPGVARPARSAGQGLVVLVGLTAMCSSYGEGSLADWATLHLTDDVHASATLAAFGYAAYAFAMTAGRLAGTWLSIRLGPARLMTAGGLAAGIGMLIAALVPWTPVVLGGFVLVGLGLANLFPLAIAKAGESGGPRGVATASTLGYAGMLIGPPVIGFLADAASLPIALTTVAAASAGAAVLALVVHRPGRALPGTLPG; from the coding sequence GTGCCGCTCCTGAACAAAATACGTCGTAGCCCTCACCCATCCCGCAGCTTCGACCGCCCGGCCCATCCCACCGGCATACCGGCCACCAGGGCCTGGTCCCGCGCCCGGCTCGCACTCACCGCGATCTTCGCCGTCGACGGCTTCCTCTTCGCCGCCTGGGTGGTCCGGATCCCCGACATCCGCGCCCAGGTGCACGCCTCGCACGCCGCCCTCGGCCTCGCGCTGCTCTGCCTGTCGGCCGGGGCGGTTGCCACCATGCCGCTGGTCGGCCGCCTCTGCCTGCGCTTCGGCAGCCGCCCGATCACCGTGCTCGCGCTCACCGTGCTGAGCGGCGCGGTGCTGGTGCCGCCGCACACGCACTCGGTGCTGACGCTCGGCGCGGCCCTGCTGCTCTTCGGTGCCGGCTACGGCGCGGCCAACGTCGCGATGAACAGCGTGGCCGTCGAGCTGGTGACCGAGCTGCGACGCCCCGTCATGCCCAGCTTCCACGCCGGCTACAGCCTGGGCGGGCTGCTCGGCGCCGCCGCCGGCGGGCTGCTGGCCGGGCAGCTGACCGCGAGCTGGGCACTGGCCTGCAGCGGAGCGCTCGGGGTGCTGGTCACCGCCGGCGCCGGCGCGGCACTGCTGCGGGACACGCCGACCGCACCGGTGCAGGCCCAGCAGGTGGCAGCCACCCCCAGCGGCCGCCTGCTGCCGCACGCCCGGCTCCTAGGCCCTGTCCGGCCGATCTTGTCGGATCAGCGCGCGGCGTTGGGCGCCCGGCTGGGCGTGCGCCCGAGTCGTCCTCGTACTGGGCCGTACTTGGGCGATTCGGGCGTGCGTCCAGCCGGGATGCCCGGCGTCGCGCGCCCGGCAAGATCGGCCGGACAGGGCCTAGTGGTGCTGGTCGGCCTCACCGCGATGTGCAGTTCCTACGGCGAGGGCTCCCTGGCCGACTGGGCCACCCTGCACCTGACCGACGACGTGCACGCGAGCGCCACCCTGGCCGCCTTCGGGTACGCCGCCTACGCCTTCGCGATGACCGCCGGACGGCTGGCCGGGACCTGGCTGTCGATCAGGCTCGGCCCCGCGCGGCTGATGACCGCGGGCGGCCTGGCCGCGGGCATCGGGATGCTGATCGCCGCGCTGGTCCCCTGGACGCCGGTGGTACTGGGCGGCTTCGTGCTGGTCGGGCTGGGCCTGGCCAACCTCTTCCCGCTCGCCATCGCCAAGGCCGGCGAGAGCGGCGGACCGCGTGGGGTGGCCACCGCCTCCACCCTGGGCTACGCGGGCATGCTGATCGGTCCCCCGGTGATCGGTTTCCTGGCCGACGCGGCGAGCCTGCCGATCGCGCTCACCACGGTCGCGGCGGCCAGCGCGGGAGCGGCCGTACTCGCGCTGGTGGTCCACCGCCCGGGCCGCGCCCTGCCGGGTACGCTGCCCGGATGA
- a CDS encoding acyltransferase, whose product MPNAAALLAAVRSQARRAAGRAVHQGWRWVQERGAVSNQSPGPYRFHTLGDGSKLAFPLGTVFNEQSISIGPFCIIGERVTMSAGFLPGLDLGPEPVITIGGGCVIGRGSHLVGHQSIVLGDDVWTGPNVYISDQAHEYRDTTLPIGKQWPRNEPVEIGAGSWIGTGAVILPGARLGRNVVVAAGSVVRGEVPDHSVVAGAPARVVRSFSEVEGWQPPFRNEPPQPLPQGVTAEQLRALVGWDLRPPTEG is encoded by the coding sequence ATGCCGAACGCCGCCGCCCTGCTCGCCGCCGTCCGCTCCCAGGCCCGCCGTGCCGCCGGGCGGGCGGTGCACCAGGGTTGGCGCTGGGTGCAGGAGCGCGGCGCGGTCTCCAACCAGAGCCCGGGACCCTACCGGTTCCACACCCTCGGGGACGGCAGCAAGTTGGCCTTCCCGCTCGGCACCGTCTTCAACGAGCAGTCGATCTCGATCGGCCCGTTCTGCATCATCGGCGAGCGGGTCACCATGTCGGCGGGCTTCCTGCCCGGGCTCGACCTCGGCCCCGAGCCGGTGATCACCATCGGCGGCGGCTGCGTGATAGGCCGGGGCAGCCACCTGGTCGGGCACCAGTCGATCGTGCTCGGCGACGACGTGTGGACCGGACCGAACGTCTACATCAGCGACCAGGCCCACGAGTACCGCGACACCACCCTGCCGATCGGCAAGCAGTGGCCGCGCAACGAGCCGGTGGAGATCGGCGCGGGCAGCTGGATCGGCACCGGCGCGGTGATCCTGCCCGGTGCCCGACTGGGACGCAACGTGGTGGTCGCGGCCGGCTCGGTGGTGCGGGGCGAGGTGCCCGACCACAGCGTGGTCGCCGGCGCGCCCGCCCGTGTGGTGCGCAGCTTCAGCGAGGTGGAGGGCTGGCAGCCGCCGTTTCGCAACGAGCCGCCGCAGCCGCTGCCGCAGGGAGTGACCGCCGAGCAGCTGCGGGCGCTGGTCGGGTGGGACCTGCGGCCGCCGACGGAGGGCTGA